The Metabacillus schmidteae genome has a segment encoding these proteins:
- a CDS encoding cation diffusion facilitator family transporter, with protein sequence MEEQKYSDLKLGERGAIISIVAYICLSILKLIIGYMSDSAALRADGLNNTTDIIASIAVLIGLKLSQRPPDENHRYGHWKSETIASMVASFIMATVGLQVLIDACTGLVQGRDESPDILAAYVGIFSAIVMYLVYLYNKKLAMKINSKAVMAAAKDNISDAWVSIGTAIGIFGSQFNMPWIDTITAIVVGIIICKTAFDIFMQASHELSDGFDEKKLQVYDQQIRKVDGVKGIKQIKARSYGNNEVVDVVILVNSKLDITEAHDIATRVEKVMRNDYGVYDVHVHVEPN encoded by the coding sequence GTGGAAGAACAAAAATACAGTGATCTTAAATTAGGGGAACGTGGTGCAATCATAAGTATCGTCGCCTATATTTGTCTGTCTATCTTAAAATTGATTATTGGATATATGAGTGATTCAGCTGCATTAAGAGCAGATGGTTTAAATAATACAACAGATATTATCGCATCGATTGCTGTACTTATTGGATTAAAGCTTTCACAAAGACCTCCCGATGAAAATCATAGATATGGTCATTGGAAAAGTGAGACAATTGCATCAATGGTTGCATCTTTTATTATGGCAACGGTCGGTCTACAAGTTTTAATTGATGCATGTACAGGGCTGGTTCAAGGAAGAGATGAATCACCTGATATACTGGCAGCTTATGTAGGTATTTTTTCAGCAATCGTTATGTATCTAGTCTATCTGTATAATAAAAAGTTAGCGATGAAAATTAATAGCAAGGCTGTTATGGCAGCTGCAAAAGATAATATATCTGATGCATGGGTAAGTATAGGGACTGCAATCGGAATCTTCGGGTCTCAATTTAACATGCCATGGATTGATACGATTACGGCTATTGTGGTAGGAATAATAATTTGTAAAACAGCATTTGATATTTTCATGCAAGCTTCACACGAATTATCAGATGGATTTGATGAGAAGAAATTACAAGTTTATGACCAGCAAATAAGAAAAGTTGATGGTGTGAAAGGTATCAAGCAGATTAAAGCAAGAAGTTACGGAAACAATGAAGTGGTAGATGTTGTGATCTTAGTGAATTCTAAACTTGATATAACGGAAGCCCATGATATAGCTACTCGGGTTGAAAAAGTCATGAGGAATGATTACGGGGTGTACGATGTCCATGTTCATGTTGAGCCTAACTAG
- a CDS encoding Cof-type HAD-IIB family hydrolase has product MMMKKLIAIDLDGTLLSSNIDISKENVKAIQAAQEAGHIVMICSGRAPEDIKNVISKTPLQCPVAGSNGTMVIADDKLLSQISIQKETVQHVATILNEKQYPFKLYTNKGIFVASTWSERMLSFLEKNKDVLNHLTEKEYKLMTEQPKETDTIKIFEDLGDVLKIEDITVQKFFIPTISGKDELIAALNVTEGISITTSGPFNIEIMDTNGHKGNGIRVMAEYFNIPIEDTVAIGDNFNDVPMLEAAGLSVAMGNGDPTIKKMADVVTLTNNEHGVAHAIEKYVLEKN; this is encoded by the coding sequence ATGATGATGAAAAAACTAATTGCAATAGACCTTGATGGAACTTTATTATCCTCCAACATTGACATTTCCAAAGAAAATGTCAAAGCTATTCAAGCAGCTCAAGAAGCTGGTCATATCGTGATGATTTGTTCCGGTCGTGCTCCAGAGGATATTAAAAATGTAATAAGCAAAACACCCCTTCAATGTCCAGTTGCAGGCAGTAACGGTACAATGGTTATTGCAGATGATAAGCTCTTAAGCCAAATTTCTATTCAAAAGGAAACTGTTCAACATGTTGCTACCATTCTGAATGAAAAACAATATCCTTTTAAACTTTATACAAACAAAGGCATTTTTGTTGCTTCTACTTGGTCTGAGCGTATGCTTTCTTTCTTAGAGAAAAACAAAGATGTACTGAACCATCTAACTGAAAAAGAATATAAGCTTATGACAGAGCAGCCAAAAGAAACGGATACTATTAAAATATTTGAAGATCTTGGGGATGTACTTAAGATTGAAGACATTACAGTTCAAAAGTTCTTTATTCCAACCATCTCCGGTAAAGATGAATTAATTGCAGCTCTAAACGTCACTGAAGGTATTTCTATCACAACCTCTGGTCCATTCAATATTGAGATCATGGACACGAACGGCCATAAAGGAAACGGAATCCGTGTGATGGCAGAATACTTTAATATCCCTATTGAAGACACAGTGGCAATCGGAGATAACTTTAATGATGTCCCAATGCTTGAAGCAGCCGGATTATCCGTTGCAATGGGAAATGGCGACCCTACGATCAAAAAAATGGCAGATGTCGTCACACTTACAAATAATGAGCATGGTGTTGCACATGCGATTGAAAAGTATGTTTTAGAAAAGAATTAA
- a CDS encoding Gfo/Idh/MocA family protein produces MVRFGIIGTNWITERFLEAASKIEDFKLTAVYSRTSEKAGEFASKFGAEYTYTDLNEFVSSPEFDAVYIASPNSLHASQAIFCMQNGKHVICEKPMASNADEVSKMIAAAKENNVVLMEALKTTQLPNFLAIKENLHKIGKVRRYFASYCQYSSRYDKYKEGTVLNAFKPEFSNGSLMDIGIYCVYPAVALFGEPKEVKASSYMLESGVDGEGSLLLTYDEMDAVIMYSKITNSYVPSEIQGENGSIIIDKIHTPESVKIQYKDGTVEDITREQVSESMYYEAKEFISLVSQNKQQSELNSHQNSFITANILGAARKQIGLVYPADQK; encoded by the coding sequence ATGGTTAGATTCGGTATTATCGGAACAAATTGGATAACAGAACGTTTTCTTGAAGCAGCAAGTAAGATAGAAGATTTCAAACTTACAGCTGTTTATTCGAGAACAAGTGAAAAAGCTGGTGAGTTTGCTAGTAAATTTGGAGCGGAATATACATACACAGACTTAAATGAGTTTGTGAGCAGTCCTGAATTTGATGCGGTCTATATTGCAAGTCCAAATTCACTACATGCATCCCAAGCTATTTTTTGTATGCAAAATGGCAAGCATGTTATTTGTGAAAAGCCGATGGCATCCAATGCAGATGAAGTAAGTAAAATGATTGCAGCTGCTAAGGAGAATAATGTGGTCTTAATGGAAGCCTTAAAAACAACACAATTACCTAACTTCCTAGCTATAAAAGAGAATTTACATAAAATTGGCAAGGTGAGAAGATACTTTGCAAGCTATTGCCAATACTCTTCACGTTATGATAAATACAAGGAAGGAACTGTGTTAAACGCTTTTAAACCAGAGTTTTCGAATGGATCATTAATGGATATTGGTATTTATTGTGTGTATCCAGCAGTGGCATTATTCGGTGAGCCGAAGGAGGTAAAAGCATCCAGTTACATGCTGGAGTCGGGTGTGGACGGAGAAGGAAGTCTTTTGCTTACATATGACGAAATGGATGCTGTTATCATGTATTCTAAAATAACAAATTCTTATGTGCCTTCCGAAATTCAAGGGGAGAACGGCAGCATCATCATTGATAAAATTCATACACCTGAAAGTGTAAAAATACAGTACAAAGACGGCACAGTTGAAGACATTACAAGAGAGCAAGTTTCGGAGAGCATGTATTATGAGGCGAAAGAATTTATTTCTTTAGTTTCTCAAAATAAACAACAATCTGAACTTAATTCTCATCAAAATTCATTCATAACAGCAAATATTTTAGGAGCAGCTCGTAAGCAAATAGGGCTTGTTTATCCAGCTGACCAAAAATAA
- a CDS encoding ArsR/SmtB family transcription factor, producing MIHIKDLHSGLNIFKALSSETRIEIINLLNKYDSLNLNDLAEKLNLTNGAVTMHIKKLEDSGIIDITTTVGKHGIQKMCYLNEDILTVELQNKEEIGHSYEYEIKIGHYCDYHAEPTCGLATKDSIIGEFDDPRYFADPDHINAEIIWLNNGFLEYRIPNYLKRSEEFSELQFIFELSSEAPGYSDEWPSNIYFYINNIELGFWTSPGDYGEVRGDNNPNWWPGHLNQYGKAKLLRINKEGSFIDGCRISNVTISDIQLNMKSDIKLKLAVFDNEKGGGGLTLFGEKFGNFNHDIIARVLYEVKK from the coding sequence TTGATTCATATTAAGGATCTACATTCAGGGTTAAATATATTTAAAGCGTTAAGTTCCGAAACTCGGATTGAAATTATAAACCTTCTAAACAAATACGACAGTTTAAATTTAAATGATCTAGCTGAGAAATTAAATTTAACAAATGGTGCCGTTACGATGCATATAAAAAAGCTGGAAGACAGCGGTATTATTGATATTACAACAACTGTTGGAAAGCATGGCATCCAAAAAATGTGCTATCTGAACGAGGATATACTAACAGTGGAGTTACAAAACAAAGAAGAAATTGGGCACTCGTATGAATATGAGATTAAGATTGGTCATTATTGTGATTATCATGCAGAGCCTACCTGTGGTTTAGCCACAAAAGATAGTATAATCGGAGAGTTTGACGATCCACGTTACTTTGCTGACCCGGATCATATCAATGCAGAAATTATTTGGCTGAATAATGGTTTTCTTGAATACCGTATACCAAATTACCTAAAACGAAGTGAAGAATTCAGCGAATTACAATTTATTTTTGAGTTAAGCTCTGAAGCCCCTGGTTACAGTGACGAATGGCCTTCTAATATTTACTTTTACATTAATAATATTGAATTAGGTTTTTGGACATCCCCCGGTGACTACGGTGAGGTAAGAGGAGATAATAATCCTAATTGGTGGCCGGGACATCTTAATCAATATGGTAAAGCGAAATTACTCCGAATTAACAAAGAAGGCTCCTTTATTGATGGATGCCGCATCTCAAATGTGACCATTTCCGATATTCAATTAAACATGAAGTCTGATATTAAATTAAAGCTTGCTGTTTTCGATAACGAAAAGGGTGGTGGAGGTTTAACACTCTTCGGGGAAAAATTCGGAAATTTTAATCATGATATTATCGCTCGGGTTTTATATGAAGTGAAGAAATAA
- a CDS encoding ABC transporter substrate-binding protein: protein MKKHLFVLLSMILAFSVILVGCSGDKTSNEGGSESGGNGNELELWTFNELHGKYYEFMAEEWNKANPDNQISLKANVYPFDDMHNKLLVALQSGKGAPDIADIEVGKFPNFLKGQPQLLSLNDVVEPEEGQIVQSRLDIYSKEGEYYGLPFHVGAAVIYYNKEILDKAGVNPDDIKTWDDYAKAGKTVLEKTGVPMTTVETTDHWSLWPQVAQLEGSDDLLDENGEPNLDDPRILEILKYQQNLVKDGIAEVVSGNGHHSEEYYGLMNNGGAASVWMPMWYMGRFTDYMPDLKGKIVIKPMPAWEEGGPRSAGMGGTGTTVTAQAENPDLAKEFIAFAKLSKEGNIQLWKQLGFDPPRSEVWDLPELKEENKFTEYFGPDIFDTLIEVKDEIEGVNIGEKTPTVMEVIDTQVLFRILQDQEDPEKVLKEAQDQVK from the coding sequence ATGAAAAAGCATCTGTTTGTATTATTGTCTATGATTCTCGCATTTTCAGTCATCTTAGTAGGTTGTTCTGGGGATAAAACATCTAACGAAGGTGGTAGTGAAAGTGGAGGTAACGGAAATGAGTTAGAACTTTGGACATTTAACGAATTACATGGTAAGTATTATGAATTCATGGCGGAAGAATGGAACAAAGCAAACCCTGATAATCAAATTTCATTAAAAGCAAATGTTTACCCTTTTGATGACATGCATAACAAATTATTAGTAGCTCTTCAATCTGGTAAAGGGGCTCCGGATATTGCCGATATTGAGGTGGGGAAATTTCCGAATTTCTTAAAAGGTCAGCCTCAACTATTATCATTAAATGATGTAGTAGAACCGGAAGAAGGACAAATCGTTCAATCAAGATTAGACATTTACTCTAAAGAAGGAGAATATTACGGATTACCTTTCCACGTCGGAGCTGCAGTCATTTACTATAATAAAGAAATTTTAGATAAAGCTGGTGTGAATCCTGATGATATTAAAACATGGGATGATTACGCAAAAGCAGGTAAGACAGTTTTAGAAAAAACAGGTGTTCCAATGACAACGGTTGAAACAACTGATCATTGGTCATTATGGCCGCAAGTTGCACAATTAGAAGGATCTGATGATTTACTAGATGAGAATGGTGAACCGAATTTAGATGATCCAAGAATTCTAGAAATCTTAAAATATCAACAAAATCTAGTGAAAGATGGCATTGCGGAAGTAGTTTCTGGAAATGGCCATCATTCAGAAGAATATTACGGCCTCATGAACAATGGTGGTGCTGCATCTGTTTGGATGCCAATGTGGTATATGGGGAGATTTACAGATTATATGCCTGACTTAAAAGGGAAAATCGTCATTAAGCCAATGCCGGCTTGGGAAGAGGGAGGCCCTCGCTCAGCAGGTATGGGTGGTACAGGTACAACTGTAACGGCTCAAGCTGAAAATCCTGATTTAGCGAAAGAGTTCATTGCTTTTGCCAAATTATCAAAAGAAGGAAATATCCAATTGTGGAAACAGCTTGGATTTGACCCTCCACGAAGTGAAGTATGGGATCTACCTGAATTAAAAGAAGAAAATAAGTTTACTGAATATTTTGGACCGGATATTTTTGATACGTTAATTGAAGTAAAAGATGAAATTGAAGGCGTTAACATCGGAGAAAAAACACCAACTGTGATGGAAGTCATTGACACCCAAGTATTATTCCGCATACTACAGGATCAAGAAGATCCTGAGAAGGTACTTAAAGAAGCACAAGATCAGGTGAAATAA
- a CDS encoding carbohydrate ABC transporter permease, with protein sequence MANSNLNIRNNQSIEVGRKKKLSNLLYSQKIAPYFFVLPFLLSFAIFFAYPVVSTVVMSFQEVLPGQVTFIGFQNYQELLNPIFFKALQNSTVYTALTLLVLIPIPLLLAVFLNSKIMVLKNFFRSVIFIPALTSVVVAGIIFRLIFGSQDGALLNSIIGVFGMDPKEWLNNAGLSMFALVVLATWKWMGINLLYFLAGLQNIPKELYEAADVDGASTWKKFTNVTVPLLKPITIYVFTISIYGGYSMFAESYMLYGSNNSPNNMGLTIVGYLYRNGIEQNNLGFGSAVGITLLLVTFVITMIQLSLSGMFKKEG encoded by the coding sequence ATGGCGAATAGCAACTTAAATATTCGCAATAATCAATCTATAGAAGTTGGAAGGAAGAAGAAGCTTTCAAACCTTCTTTACTCACAAAAGATTGCACCGTATTTCTTTGTTTTACCTTTTCTTTTATCTTTTGCAATATTCTTTGCTTATCCGGTCGTTTCTACTGTTGTCATGAGTTTTCAAGAGGTATTACCTGGCCAGGTGACATTTATTGGTTTTCAAAACTATCAAGAATTACTGAATCCGATTTTCTTTAAAGCTCTTCAGAACAGCACTGTATATACAGCACTGACCTTATTAGTTCTTATACCGATACCACTTTTATTAGCGGTGTTCTTAAACTCTAAGATCATGGTTTTAAAGAATTTCTTTAGATCAGTCATCTTTATTCCTGCGTTAACATCTGTTGTTGTTGCCGGTATTATCTTTCGATTAATTTTTGGTTCACAAGATGGGGCCCTACTAAACTCTATTATCGGTGTCTTCGGAATGGACCCAAAAGAGTGGCTGAATAATGCCGGGTTAAGTATGTTTGCTTTGGTTGTTTTAGCCACCTGGAAATGGATGGGGATAAACCTTCTCTACTTTTTGGCGGGGTTACAAAATATACCTAAGGAATTGTATGAGGCAGCGGATGTTGATGGTGCTTCTACTTGGAAGAAGTTTACGAATGTAACAGTGCCATTATTAAAACCGATCACGATTTATGTATTTACGATTAGTATTTATGGCGGTTACTCAATGTTTGCGGAGAGTTATATGCTTTATGGCAGTAATAATTCACCTAACAATATGGGATTAACAATTGTCGGCTACTTGTATCGTAATGGTATTGAGCAAAATAATTTAGGATTTGGTTCAGCAGTTGGGATTACATTATTACTCGTTACCTTTGTGATTACAATGATTCAGCTATCATTATCTGGGATGTTCAAGAAGGAGGGATAA
- a CDS encoding carbohydrate ABC transporter permease has translation MKTKQRKKWKLSTIILLIVFIAISIFALFPLLAITLASFKPSQEIMRFGLNLKLQPEVLSFDNYAFIFSGASDYFIWYKNSILITIVSTVLCLLLTCMVGYGLAVYDFKFKNLIFGMVLVIMMVPVEIIMLPLYKLTMSLGLMDTLVGAFLPFIVAPIPIFFFRQYASGLPRDLLDAARVDGSTELGIFFRVMMPLMLPAFSSMAILQALASWNNFLWPLIVLRSSEKLTLPIGLSTLLTPYGNNYDVLIAGSVLAIIPILIVFIFFQRYFIEGMTAGGVKG, from the coding sequence ATGAAAACAAAGCAACGAAAAAAATGGAAACTGTCAACAATTATTCTACTCATTGTTTTTATAGCCATCTCAATATTTGCTTTATTTCCTTTACTAGCTATCACTTTAGCATCCTTTAAACCATCTCAAGAGATTATGAGATTTGGGTTGAATTTAAAATTACAGCCTGAGGTTTTATCTTTTGATAACTATGCCTTTATTTTTTCAGGAGCTTCTGATTATTTTATTTGGTATAAAAATAGTATTCTTATTACCATTGTTTCCACAGTGCTATGCCTCTTATTAACTTGTATGGTTGGGTATGGTCTTGCAGTATATGACTTTAAATTTAAAAACTTAATCTTTGGAATGGTACTCGTGATCATGATGGTCCCGGTGGAAATTATTATGCTTCCTTTATATAAGCTAACAATGAGTTTAGGATTAATGGATACATTAGTAGGGGCATTTCTACCATTCATAGTAGCACCAATTCCTATCTTTTTCTTTAGACAATATGCAAGTGGATTACCTAGAGATTTACTAGACGCAGCAAGGGTAGATGGTTCCACAGAATTAGGGATTTTCTTCCGTGTTATGATGCCGCTAATGCTGCCTGCTTTCTCATCAATGGCAATATTACAGGCTTTAGCTAGCTGGAATAACTTCTTATGGCCGCTAATTGTATTAAGATCAAGTGAAAAACTTACGTTACCAATTGGATTATCTACCTTATTAACTCCTTATGGAAATAACTACGATGTATTAATAGCTGGTTCTGTTTTGGCTATCATTCCAATTCTGATCGTATTTATTTTCTTCCAACGATACTTTATTGAAGGTATGACAGCTGGAGGAGTAAAGGGTTAA
- the arfA gene encoding arabinosylfuranosidase ArfA, which translates to MTLKARMVVDKDFKISDVDSRIYGSFIEHLGRAVYGGVYEPDHPLADENGFRKDVIDLVKELDVPIIRYPGGNMVSGYNWEDGVGPRAERPKRLELAWRTIETNEIGTNEFVDWTKKVNSEVMMAVNLGTRGIDAARNLVEYCNHPSGTYYSDLRKQHGYKEPHKIKTWCLGNEMDGPWQIGHKTAEEYGRLAVETAKAMKWVDPTIELVACGSSNTSMPTFPQWEATTLEHTYEAADYISLHQYYGNRNNDTASYLAYSMDMDHFIKTIISTCDYIKAKKRSKKTMYLSFDEWNVWFHSNEADKKIEPWSIAPPQLEDVYNFEDALLVGSMLMTMLKHSDRVKMACMAQLVNVIAPIMTNNKGGAWKQTIFYPYQHVSMYGRGVALQPVISSPKYDSKEFTDVPYLDSIAVHNPEKEELTIFALNRSLEESLSLECDVRSFSDYQIIEHIVLENEDLKAVNTLEEQAVAPHNRGKAVLEGGNVVAPLSKHSWNVIRLGLKKS; encoded by the coding sequence ATGACATTAAAAGCGAGAATGGTTGTAGACAAGGACTTTAAAATATCGGATGTAGATTCCAGAATTTATGGGTCATTTATTGAACACTTAGGTCGTGCTGTGTATGGTGGTGTTTATGAGCCGGATCACCCGCTTGCTGATGAAAATGGTTTCCGTAAAGATGTTATTGACTTAGTAAAAGAATTAGATGTACCAATTATTCGATATCCCGGCGGGAACATGGTGTCAGGATATAACTGGGAAGATGGCGTAGGGCCAAGAGCAGAACGACCAAAACGATTGGAACTAGCTTGGAGAACAATTGAAACAAATGAAATTGGAACGAATGAGTTTGTCGATTGGACGAAAAAGGTCAATTCAGAAGTAATGATGGCGGTCAACCTGGGTACGAGAGGAATTGATGCGGCAAGAAACCTAGTAGAGTACTGTAATCACCCGAGTGGTACTTATTATAGTGATCTACGAAAACAACACGGTTATAAGGAACCTCATAAAATTAAAACATGGTGTTTAGGGAATGAAATGGATGGCCCTTGGCAAATCGGTCATAAAACAGCTGAAGAATACGGAAGACTTGCTGTTGAAACAGCAAAGGCGATGAAATGGGTGGACCCAACGATTGAACTTGTTGCTTGCGGAAGCTCAAATACATCAATGCCTACATTCCCACAATGGGAAGCAACAACACTTGAGCATACGTATGAAGCTGCAGACTATATTTCATTACACCAATATTACGGAAACAGAAATAATGATACAGCCAGCTATCTAGCATATTCAATGGATATGGATCACTTCATTAAAACAATCATTTCGACATGTGACTATATTAAAGCGAAAAAACGCAGCAAGAAAACAATGTATTTAAGCTTTGATGAATGGAATGTTTGGTTCCACTCAAATGAAGCTGACAAAAAAATCGAGCCTTGGTCAATCGCACCGCCTCAATTAGAGGATGTTTACAATTTTGAAGATGCATTGTTAGTAGGAAGCATGCTAATGACAATGCTAAAGCACTCAGATCGTGTAAAAATGGCTTGTATGGCACAGCTGGTAAATGTTATTGCTCCAATTATGACCAATAATAAAGGTGGAGCTTGGAAGCAAACAATCTTTTATCCATATCAGCATGTATCAATGTACGGACGTGGTGTTGCGTTACAACCGGTTATTTCTTCACCAAAATATGATTCCAAGGAATTTACAGATGTTCCTTACTTAGATTCAATTGCTGTTCATAATCCGGAAAAAGAAGAGCTTACGATTTTTGCTTTAAATCGTAGTCTGGAAGAAAGCTTATCGTTAGAGTGTGATGTCCGCAGCTTCTCTGATTATCAAATTATTGAACATATTGTTTTAGAAAATGAAGATCTAAAGGCTGTTAATACATTAGAAGAACAGGCTGTTGCTCCACACAACAGAGGGAAAGCTGTTCTTGAAGGCGGTAACGTGGTAGCTCCGTTATCTAAACATTCGTGGAACGTAATTCGTTTAGGGTTAAAGAAATCCTAA